TAATGATGGACAAGGCGCTGTCTATGTTTGATCTAAGTAAATTCTGTGATGGTTGAACTTTGGTATATGTGGGGACATTAATGAATGCTCAATTAAAgccattttaatagtttaaataaagcaTTCATAGTGTATAAGGAAAGaagtaaatctataaaaatttcattaatataaaataaaaaaattttaatcatgatGAAAACTAGGAATaaggtgataaaaaaaacgaaaggataaaataatgttcattaAACAAAAAGGTATGCCACATATTGTACTGAGTATAGCTTGTTTTCAGCTTTTTTATTGCAACACAATTATTTGTGGCCAAAAGCTCAGTTTGAGGTGTTAGCCTCCCTTAGAACATAAGCTTTATTTAGTTACCAAAATTgtctttgtattttaataattttagttccctgctatttataaattaataccctTTTCCAAATTCTAACATCCTCTTTTCCTGTTATATTTatctcttttaaaattaaactacttttaagtttattttaggaTTTAATGTGTTTCATCAatcatcttattattattatcttgaaAAAAGAACCAATTATGGGCTGTGCAAAATGACAGGGATTAACTTACTGAGCTTAAAAAcgaatttaacatatttatataaatttatatatttatacaaatttatcatCTTTCTACGCAGttaccaaattttatttaaaaaaaaaaaaaaataataataactaatttttttgtaatttcaaataacttaAGATACCTGCTCTCTTTATTTCTctctgattattattaatactactattattataattattattattattattattattatttttgtttgtttgttttaatgatCTAGTTGAATTTGCTCATTTCAATAATGTTTCGGCGTCATTTTAGTTGACTTGTCTGTGATAAACGATTATTTAgagaaataaaatctaaaaacaattCGGCCAAAATGACGCCAGGCTTGTTTATTACAGATCTgcttagtgttttttttttttttttttattattattattatttgtaagtaatattgaattcattgtattatattatactcatgtGTATTGTACAAGTCGATTTAAAGTTATACTTTTGTCacagtgtatattttattattattattttttttttttttaggaaaagtgatatgtaaacataaatgtaatgtatatttttttattacaaaaagtcaataacatatttttattgcaattttacTGAtccattttattcttatttgcCTTTTTTGCCACCtttctttttcttcttcttttgcGCCTGTGGCCATGGAAAGCCTCGACACTTCAGCAGATCTTGTACATTATGACATGTATGATATGCATTATCCATAGCACATTCATTGAACACATCCACTAAGTTCCTCGACTTTTTACCCTCTTTCCGCGTCTTTATTGTTGTTGGTGTCTGcttctttgtttttttgtcATCTTTAGAATTTATCTCTTTTTTCTTTTCGCTTCCTTGTTTGCTCATTTTTCCTGAAATTCACTTTGAACACCTAAATTttagtgtataaatatttaagttgaaatattcatttaagatTAACCGTTAGTTATTATTCAGTGATCTGTGTACAACTATTGATCAAACATCTAGTTCCATAGAAACCATATTACATCACATCAGGGTCAGGGCACCATGTTCATGTACAAGATCAATAAAGAAGACCCCCTACCttcttacttaaaaaatattcgtatttATCTAAGTTTAGAGGGTATCTAAAGACATATTtagaaagttattattttttgagctATGGTTAGATTAATATACCcacagtttaaatttataccatTACCCAATTACTTCAATCTACAGCACTGAATAACTTGGTACTATGGAGTAATCATGACAGATAGTACATTTACTTTTTGTTTAGATGATTCTGTCCActcatattttaagaaaaaatgctCCAGGTTTATATTGataactttttctaaatttaagtatgtatAACTAAAACGTagcttaaaacaatttatttattcattttttattaactttaaagaaAAACCTTCttgagtaaattataattttattaataatacattattacctTATACCTATGTCCTACCTGTATAAGTTATACCTACTGGTTAATGGACATTGGTGGACTTAGGGTTTGAATTTTTCAGAGGTCCTTAGTTAAATGAGTTAATGAGTATACAGTAATTCGCCGACTTTGAGGATAGGAAATATTagtgaaattttataatagatatgaatacatgataacttttatttatatataatacagtattcCTAATGTTGAGAGTTGTGGCTATCTTAAGTTCACAGTTAATAGTTTAAACttgatataatacattgtaggTACTGAAttactgtttaatattataagtgaatTGCTTCGCTGAAAATCAATCAAGAGAATATAGGTTAATTCTGTGGTTCTACTTTTTGTAACCATTTTCTTGAGtgtgattaaaatgtatttaaataggtacctattaattattttctcagGAATATTATGTGAGATAGTGAGACACccataatatgcaattattaccagtaggtactattttacatattagattatttattaatcaaaggTTAAAAGGTCAATATTTGCttcgctatattataatattgtgtactatAGTGATTAGTAGGTAGTTATGAATGAGAAGAATAGTCAATTTACTCAATTAAATTGAGTCTATTTGTGAATTATGTATGTTGCggcgttttatattatattctgtggtTGTAGTACATCggagtacaatattattgtatattcacCGACCGACCGTCCACGCATCCAAGGTTAATAGATTATCTATAAACCTAGCCGATCGTCGTCCAATTCCCATACCTAATCACTTTTCTATGCCTGAGCCCTATACCGTTACCGTGGAAAGTGCCGAACGTGGAAAAGCTCGACAGGACAACAGCCCAACTGCCCTATGTCCGCGGAAAACTGGAAACCGCTGTTAACCAGCATTGCCAATAGATAAATTAGGGGAAATTGTATAGTCTGAAAGTAGGGTCGCACTGGTGCCGCTGGCcttgtgataaaaataatctgacGAAATCAATTTTCTCTTTTGTTCCCTCTAATACAAGTTAAAACGTTTCTCAGTTTCtctaaagttttaagtttattcaCTCAATTTGCTGTGCGGCTAAGATTTCGTATTCGATTAATAATTTCGTTCCTGAAGCTCTTCAATTAGAATAATGTGGACGTCATTCAAACCAGAAAGTTTTTTCGATCGGTAGAATACTAGAACTGGTGGAAGGCATCGAATACCTTCACCCTATACTTCACCATCAACGACATGTCGTCGAACAAAATCCTATGTGATAGTCAATTgtgataaatacctaatatctaTAAGTtagttaattcaattatttataatatattatatttattttgttattatattttatgcattagaatattatgtacacaaatAAACATTCCATTAATTAAGTGTTTGaagagtttaatttaatttggttaATACACGgtagctttttttattttatcaatttatttcttCATCATACAACTATTCTATACAATTTCTTGAACCGTCCGTGTGTATTAAAAGTTTGGCCGTATAGCGGTGTGACAATGAACGTTCTTGGCTCTAGAACAGCAACAACAGTCAATCGTGTACCTGATATGGGACAACCAACCAAGCCGCTGACAAACAGTCCTCCAGTAAAAAAGTCTTTGTTTCCACATGTAAAAATAGAACATTTGGTGGCTGGATTTTCAGGCGGTGTCGCATCTACACTCATACTTCATCCcctagatttattaaaaattcgatTTGCTGGTGAGTAATTGATGTTATTTTCatctttattcaattttaattttaatctaatgcATATTTATGTCTTATTTCTCAGTCAATGATGGACGAAATGCAATACCAAATTATGCTGGATTGGGAAATGCTGTCACTACAATATTTAGACAAGAAGGAATTAAAGGACTTTATAAAGGAGTTACACCAAATGTTTGGGGATCAGGAAGCGCATGGGGTTTTTATTTCCTATTGTTAGCAAatctaatattagaaaataaaataaatataactaaaagtctatcaatttttatttttagttataattcaattaaagcTTGGATTCAAGgtgataatactaaaaaacctTTGGGTCCAGCACTACATATGACAGCTGCAGCAGAAGCAGGAATTCTCACATTAATGATAACCAATCCAGTGTGGGTTGTCAAGACTCGTTTGTGTTTGCAGTTTGATAAGCCCATTGACCCAACCAAGTCATACAGTGGCATGTGGGATGCATTTCGCAAGATCTATGGTGCTGAGGGTGTACGAGGCCTGTACAAGGTATCTACAATACCTGACCATTTGatgaatgaattaaaaaacatttattgtgtGGGctagatttatatattttgttctttttgttcttcttaatttaaattaaagataaattcaTTAGAtggagtttaatattaaagtcactaaagtaatataaaagataaatggaaatatatttcaccaaatttgaaaactaggaaactattttaaaagttaaaaaatttaagctaAATTGTTTAACGTATACtcactgtttattttaaatttctaaatatgtattttaaataaacttttaagtatatttaaatttataatctaattcCATGTGGTTTGATAGATGATGGGTGTAATACTTTTGTATTggtttaagtaataaataacagaTGGGTGTAATAAATACCCTTTCCCATAAAGAAGTAGTTGGTCATGTACATTATTGTAGGGCTTTGTTCCTGGCATGTTTGGCGTATCTCATGGTGCTCTGCAGTTCATGACTTACGAAGAGATGAAGACTTTTTACAATGAATACAGAAGATTACCAATTGATGCTAAATtggtaagttataaataaaaggtGATTGATTTAACATCAGGAACTTGAATTTAAGTGTCTTTGTTAAATCAATCATTCTTTGTATTCAaggtgtaaatatttattactaattacgtttaattatttatcacagGAAACATCCGAATACATTGTATTTGcagcattttcaaaattaattgcaGCTGGTCTGACATATCCATATCAAGTAATTCGAGCAAGGCTTCAAGATCAACACCGTGAATATCGAGGCACTTGGCATTGTATAACCCAAACATGGAGGTACGAAGGTGCTGGTGGATTCTATAAGGGATTATCGCCATATTTATTACATGTGCTTCCAAATATTTGTCTTGTGTTGTTGATATATGAGAAATTTACAAACacttaatattctatttcatcaatatgagtaaataatataaacaaaacttaTCAGTCCTGTGTTAGTTTTTTTGAttccaagtatttttattttctttatatttagtattaataaaatgttttattctatatgttaaaaataaaattatttgccccttatatttatatattttatataaatataaatatgtatatattatacacatcaaTTGtgcaatattcaaaattataattctctaattcaaaatttaatgacaactgaataagttaataaaaattaacagttatcagtctacatttatttcatatttgatttttattcatataacatGATTATTGCCTTTTGACAAATACTTGCCCCTGTCAAAACTATTTCTCTTGTAGACAGAATTATACTATGACAATACTCCTCTTAgttgtatatgtattaatagatgtaatgtaatatatgttatatttctttgttttcaatatttttatttcttgacAATTAATCCTAATCGCTCAAATTTATTTCACagttgatattttgttttgtttttaatatattatacaatttcaacgatgtgatgaaataatattatatttattttataccgtattatgataaagtaatattttccgaaagttagtttttaaagtttgttCTGTCGTCGCGATACACTGATAATTgcagttaaaataaactaagttttttttttattgtttctattaatttggtttacgtttaaagaaatattttgtacaaatatattcttttatatcatgttcattgttattaacttgtaaaatataaatatagatcacgtgattaatatatttgtagttCGTTTTAACATGTCATTTAACAGTGTGTTGCGGTGCTGCCAGtagcataacaaaaaaattggtaagatatatttgattatgtattaaatgtattgatttcaataattttatttattttcaggtATGAAAGTATGCGAGGATTTTATAAAGGAATTGGGCCTA
The DNA window shown above is from Aphis gossypii isolate Hap1 chromosome 2, ASM2018417v2, whole genome shotgun sequence and carries:
- the LOC114121746 gene encoding small lysine-rich protein 1, producing MSKQGSEKKKEINSKDDKKTKKQTPTTIKTRKEGKKSRNLVDVFNECAMDNAYHTCHNVQDLLKCRGFPWPQAQKKKKKKGGKKGK
- the LOC114121726 gene encoding mitochondrial folate transporter/carrier isoform X1, translating into MNVLGSRTATTVNRVPDMGQPTKPLTNSPPVKKSLFPHVKIEHLVAGFSGGVASTLILHPLDLLKIRFAVNDGRNAIPNYAGLGNAVTTIFRQEGIKGLYKGVTPNVWGSGSAWGFYFLFYNSIKAWIQGDNTKKPLGPALHMTAAAEAGILTLMITNPVWVVKTRLCLQFDKPIDPTKSYSGMWDAFRKIYGAEGVRGLYKGFVPGMFGVSHGALQFMTYEEMKTFYNEYRRLPIDAKLETSEYIVFAAFSKLIAAGLTYPYQVIRARLQDQHREYRGTWHCITQTWRYESMRGFYKGIGPNLLRVIPATIITFAVFENLSSYLIKLNSIP
- the LOC114121726 gene encoding mitochondrial folate transporter/carrier isoform X2 translates to MGQPTKPLTNSPPVKKSLFPHVKIEHLVAGFSGGVASTLILHPLDLLKIRFAVNDGRNAIPNYAGLGNAVTTIFRQEGIKGLYKGVTPNVWGSGSAWGFYFLFYNSIKAWIQGDNTKKPLGPALHMTAAAEAGILTLMITNPVWVVKTRLCLQFDKPIDPTKSYSGMWDAFRKIYGAEGVRGLYKGFVPGMFGVSHGALQFMTYEEMKTFYNEYRRLPIDAKLETSEYIVFAAFSKLIAAGLTYPYQVIRARLQDQHREYRGTWHCITQTWRYESMRGFYKGIGPNLLRVIPATIITFAVFENLSSYLIKLNSIP